The following proteins are co-located in the Flammeovirga kamogawensis genome:
- the tig gene encoding trigger factor, producing MEFKLDKQESSYGLLSVILTEADYMPEYKSKLKQYAQNANMKGFRKGKVPMSMVQKMYGKQLKMDTFNETVGKAVDTYLKDNDIKPLFQPIYKGEFITPEQVGGDQTVEFELLLPEFDLNLEGVNADTFNLTVTDTDVENTITKLKESYPTKKDADEAAKGDLFTATFKAVDGDFEKEGAAFDLDEKLAEGIADQFVGKKVGDVVTLDITTMYEDNNRLGLFLGTEDADKFVGQFSVEITKITRSHEPEMNKEFFDMVIGPDKVSTEEEFRAELKKTIAEVNAQAIDGVTNDNVRNGVVEATTIALPAELLKKVYVQNNPKATEEDATENLPKFEEAVKWRAISDKVFADNEIKVEKEEVEAAALVAIKAQFGNFMGDEDERMGEFVQNYLQAENGKYFEQTYEQVYNEKVFNAMKEKVALNAQEVDLAQFEEILTKRNEQAAN from the coding sequence TTGGAATTCAAATTAGATAAACAAGAGAGCTCATACGGGTTACTTTCAGTAATTCTTACTGAAGCGGATTACATGCCAGAATATAAGTCAAAATTGAAGCAATATGCTCAAAATGCTAATATGAAAGGTTTCCGTAAGGGTAAAGTGCCAATGTCGATGGTACAAAAAATGTACGGTAAGCAATTAAAAATGGATACTTTCAACGAAACTGTTGGAAAAGCTGTTGATACTTACTTAAAAGACAACGACATTAAGCCTTTATTCCAACCAATCTACAAAGGTGAATTTATTACACCTGAGCAAGTTGGTGGTGATCAAACTGTTGAATTTGAATTATTACTTCCTGAGTTTGACTTAAACTTAGAAGGTGTTAATGCTGATACTTTCAACTTAACAGTAACTGATACTGATGTTGAAAATACAATCACTAAATTAAAAGAATCTTATCCTACTAAAAAGGATGCTGACGAAGCTGCTAAAGGTGATTTATTCACTGCAACTTTCAAAGCTGTTGATGGTGACTTCGAAAAAGAAGGTGCTGCTTTTGATTTAGATGAGAAATTAGCTGAAGGAATTGCTGATCAATTCGTAGGTAAAAAAGTAGGTGATGTTGTTACTTTAGACATTACTACAATGTACGAAGACAATAATCGTTTAGGTTTATTCTTAGGTACTGAAGATGCTGACAAATTTGTTGGTCAATTCTCAGTAGAAATTACTAAGATTACTCGTTCTCACGAACCAGAAATGAACAAAGAATTCTTTGATATGGTAATCGGACCAGATAAAGTATCAACTGAAGAAGAGTTCAGAGCTGAATTGAAAAAGACAATTGCTGAAGTAAATGCTCAAGCTATCGACGGTGTTACTAACGATAACGTTCGTAACGGTGTTGTTGAAGCAACTACAATTGCTCTTCCTGCTGAATTGTTGAAGAAAGTTTACGTTCAAAACAATCCTAAAGCAACAGAAGAAGACGCAACTGAAAACTTACCTAAATTTGAAGAAGCTGTAAAATGGAGAGCAATCTCTGACAAAGTTTTTGCAGATAACGAAATCAAAGTTGAGAAAGAAGAAGTTGAAGCTGCTGCTTTAGTTGCTATCAAAGCTCAATTTGGTAACTTCATGGGTGACGAGGATGAGCGTATGGGTGAGTTCGTACAAAATTACTTACAAGCTGAAAACGGTAAGTATTTCGAACAAACTTATGAGCAAGTTTACAACGAGAAAGTATTTAATGCAATGAAAGAAAAAGTTGCTTTAAACGCTCAAGAAGTTGATTTAGCTCAATTCGAAGAGATCTTAACTAAAAGAAACGAGCAAGCTGCTAACTAA
- a CDS encoding MraY family glycosyltransferase: MNLFTLLLSLVLGAIVSFIITRVLITQAVKYNIVDKPRADRFHSKTTALMGGIGIMISFIIVSTFLEILPLWWSIPSTLGISASMYLLFNNQIKKSYAASCITVIAGIGGIFLMFPENPFDQKMIWLFSGAEIIFFTGTYDDKSKAMEPKIKLFFQLLAASIAIFIVGSASFLPPILSQLFTFFWIVGVINALNLIDNMNGLSPGTAALVSLAFGILSIIYFGNHEIAIISLGLAAVLFGFLPNNFPNAKIFMGDSGSMFLGYMLSMIGVLQSWQVETINISVLTPILLLAYPIFDVTFVTINRIRSGRPIYLGGKDHSSHLLVKYGFSPKYAVLAIYGLSLLTAFITYYINTLDLGYAVTACTIILSTFLLLGFVLTKLHDKEYMPKGKNNVVADEKTIPITSNLEKEYKKVQ, translated from the coding sequence ATGAATCTATTTACATTACTGCTTAGTTTAGTTTTAGGTGCAATAGTCTCCTTTATCATTACTCGAGTATTAATTACTCAAGCGGTTAAATATAATATTGTTGATAAACCTCGTGCAGATCGTTTTCATTCAAAGACTACGGCTTTAATGGGTGGAATCGGTATTATGATTTCTTTTATTATAGTTTCTACATTTTTAGAAATTCTGCCATTATGGTGGAGTATTCCTTCAACATTAGGAATAAGTGCATCAATGTATTTACTATTTAACAATCAGATAAAGAAATCTTATGCAGCAAGTTGTATTACAGTAATCGCTGGAATTGGCGGTATATTTCTTATGTTCCCAGAAAATCCATTTGATCAAAAAATGATCTGGCTATTCTCTGGTGCAGAAATTATCTTCTTTACTGGTACTTATGATGACAAATCGAAAGCAATGGAACCGAAAATTAAACTTTTCTTCCAATTACTTGCTGCTTCAATTGCTATTTTTATCGTAGGTTCTGCATCTTTCCTACCTCCTATATTAAGTCAGTTATTTACTTTCTTTTGGATTGTAGGCGTAATAAACGCACTCAATTTAATTGATAATATGAATGGACTTTCTCCAGGAACTGCAGCTTTAGTTTCTCTTGCATTCGGTATTTTATCAATAATTTATTTTGGTAATCACGAAATCGCAATTATTAGCTTAGGCTTAGCGGCTGTTTTATTTGGGTTTCTTCCTAATAATTTTCCTAATGCAAAAATATTTATGGGAGACTCAGGAAGTATGTTTTTAGGCTATATGCTATCTATGATAGGTGTTTTACAATCTTGGCAAGTTGAAACAATCAATATTAGTGTTTTAACTCCAATATTATTACTTGCCTACCCGATATTTGATGTTACTTTTGTTACCATCAATAGAATTCGTTCAGGTAGACCAATCTATTTAGGTGGTAAAGATCATTCGTCTCATTTATTAGTAAAATATGGCTTTTCTCCTAAATATGCTGTCTTAGCTATTTATGGTTTATCGCTTCTTACTGCATTTATCACTTATTACATTAATACATTAGACTTAGGATACGCCGTAACTGCGTGCACTATTATCCTGTCTACTTTCTTACTATTAGGTTTTGTACTTACTAAATTACATGATAAAGAATACATGCCTAAAGGAAAGAACAATGTAGTTGCAGATGAAAAAACAATTCCAATTACATCTAATTTAGAAAAGGAATATAAGAAAGTACAATAA
- a CDS encoding glycosyltransferase, whose product MTKSYTKKIKILRIIARLNVGGPAIHTILLSEKINNDKYSTKLVAGPVPSNEGDMSYLADEKDVTVSYLNNLQRELSPKDDLKALSELLSIIKKFQPDIIHTHTAKAGFIGRGAAILYNSFRKNKIKTIHTFHGHVFHGYFSPLKTKLFLNIERTLAKYTDTIITITDRQQEEILKLGIGQKKQHRMIPLGLDLERFYINNNTSFLHTQYSIPPEKKLIGIVARFTQIKNLKMFIRVANIMYQKDQNLHFFMIGDGEDREMLEAYTNETKASLYITFTGFLKNLPDIYSSLDLVLLTSNNEGSPVSIIEAMTSGTSVVSTSVGGVPDLFTNYGKNYLVNPNDDVAMANAASQILLPHNNQLFIEEHQSATYSKYNFNRLVDDLMNTYNELTHESIYITA is encoded by the coding sequence ATGACGAAATCATATACTAAAAAAATTAAGATACTCCGTATTATTGCTCGCCTTAATGTTGGAGGGCCAGCGATTCATACCATCCTATTATCAGAAAAAATAAATAACGATAAATATTCCACTAAACTAGTTGCCGGGCCGGTACCTAGCAATGAAGGAGATATGAGTTATTTAGCTGATGAAAAAGATGTTACGGTTTCTTATTTAAATAATTTACAAAGAGAGTTATCTCCTAAAGATGATCTTAAAGCACTTTCTGAACTGCTTTCAATCATTAAAAAATTCCAACCTGATATTATTCATACTCATACTGCTAAAGCAGGGTTTATAGGAAGAGGTGCGGCTATTTTATATAATTCTTTTAGAAAGAATAAAATAAAGACTATTCACACTTTCCATGGACATGTTTTTCATGGCTATTTTTCTCCACTTAAAACAAAACTATTTTTAAATATAGAGAGAACTTTAGCTAAATACACTGATACAATAATTACAATTACTGATAGACAACAAGAGGAAATTCTAAAATTAGGTATTGGACAAAAAAAACAACACCGAATGATTCCTTTGGGTTTAGATCTAGAACGTTTTTATATTAATAATAATACCTCTTTCCTACATACACAATATTCTATCCCTCCAGAAAAGAAACTAATTGGGATAGTGGCAAGATTTACACAGATAAAGAACTTAAAAATGTTTATCCGTGTTGCAAATATTATGTATCAGAAAGATCAGAACCTACACTTTTTTATGATAGGTGATGGTGAAGACAGAGAAATGCTTGAAGCGTATACAAATGAGACTAAGGCTAGTTTGTATATCACATTTACAGGCTTTTTAAAGAATTTACCTGACATTTATTCTAGTTTGGATTTAGTTTTGCTTACTTCTAATAATGAAGGGTCGCCGGTTTCTATTATTGAAGCTATGACAAGTGGCACTTCTGTTGTTTCTACATCTGTTGGAGGTGTTCCTGACTTATTTACCAATTATGGAAAAAATTATTTAGTTAATCCAAATGATGATGTTGCTATGGCAAATGCAGCATCTCAAATTTTATTACCTCATAATAATCAGCTATTTATTGAAGAGCATCAAAGTGCGACCTATTCTAAATACAATTTCAATAGGCTTGTTGATGACCTTATGAATACTTATAATGAATTAACACATGAATCTATTTACATTACTGCTTAG
- a CDS encoding NAD(P)/FAD-dependent oxidoreductase, with translation MKKVSQYVVSPNVAFDEDNFRSFIIKKEHLEDAENVTVRMTRRSIDARKKKVKVNVEAEIFVDEKPTLSISYKKDYPNVANAKRVVIVGAGPGGLFAALRLIELGIKPIVIERGNDVQKRRRDLANINKNNIVNEDSNYCFGEGGAGTYSDGKLYTRSKKRGDFRRICEIFVAHSASEEILVDAHPHIGTNKLPKVIAEMRESILNAGGEVHFETRVEDLIIKSNEIKGVITQKGDEIEGEAVLLATGHSARDIFRLLDKKKVLIERKPFALGVRVEHPQGLIDSIQYHMSSRDRGEYLPAAAYSLVSQVGYQGDKKGVFSFCMCPGGFIVPSATAPGEVVVNGMSPSRRDSRFSNSGIVVSVDDEDFKDYIEKYGALAAMEFQADVEKQACKVAGGTQVAPAQRLVDFTQNRVSSKLNETSYQPGLLSVDMRDVLPEAIAHRLRFGFKDFGKKMKGYLSNEAQIVGVESRTSSPVRIPRDKETCEHLELKRLFPCGEGAGYAGGIASAAMDGELCANRIASLYCGVSDTTIK, from the coding sequence ATGAAGAAAGTTTCACAATATGTCGTCTCTCCAAACGTAGCTTTTGACGAAGATAACTTTAGATCTTTTATAATAAAGAAAGAGCATCTTGAAGATGCAGAGAATGTTACTGTGAGAATGACAAGACGTTCTATTGACGCTCGAAAAAAGAAAGTCAAAGTAAACGTAGAAGCTGAAATATTTGTTGATGAGAAACCAACTTTATCTATAAGTTACAAAAAAGATTACCCAAATGTAGCAAATGCAAAAAGGGTAGTAATTGTTGGGGCTGGTCCTGGTGGTTTGTTTGCTGCACTCCGATTAATTGAATTGGGTATTAAGCCAATTGTTATTGAAAGAGGTAATGATGTACAAAAGAGAAGAAGAGATTTAGCAAACATAAATAAAAATAATATAGTTAACGAAGATTCTAATTATTGCTTTGGAGAAGGTGGTGCAGGTACCTACTCTGATGGGAAACTATATACGCGTTCTAAGAAAAGAGGTGATTTTAGAAGGATTTGTGAAATTTTTGTGGCTCATTCAGCATCAGAAGAAATTTTAGTGGATGCTCACCCGCATATAGGTACAAATAAACTACCTAAAGTAATTGCAGAAATGCGTGAAAGTATTCTAAATGCTGGTGGTGAGGTGCATTTCGAAACTAGAGTAGAAGACCTTATTATAAAGAGTAATGAAATAAAAGGTGTAATTACTCAAAAAGGCGATGAGATAGAAGGTGAAGCAGTTTTATTGGCAACAGGTCATTCAGCAAGAGATATTTTTAGATTACTTGATAAAAAGAAAGTCCTGATAGAGAGAAAGCCATTCGCATTAGGTGTTCGTGTTGAGCATCCTCAAGGTTTAATTGATAGTATTCAATATCATATGAGTTCTAGAGATAGAGGAGAGTATTTACCTGCAGCGGCTTATTCTTTGGTTTCGCAAGTAGGCTATCAAGGTGATAAAAAAGGAGTGTTCTCTTTTTGTATGTGTCCTGGTGGTTTTATTGTGCCTTCTGCAACAGCTCCAGGAGAAGTAGTTGTAAATGGTATGTCTCCATCAAGAAGAGATTCTCGTTTTTCAAATTCAGGTATTGTAGTGAGTGTAGACGATGAAGATTTTAAAGACTACATTGAAAAGTATGGAGCACTCGCAGCTATGGAGTTTCAAGCAGATGTTGAAAAACAAGCGTGTAAAGTAGCGGGTGGTACTCAAGTAGCACCAGCTCAGCGGTTAGTTGATTTTACTCAGAATAGAGTGTCTTCAAAATTAAATGAAACATCTTACCAACCTGGGTTGTTATCAGTAGATATGAGAGATGTTCTTCCAGAAGCAATAGCACATAGGTTGCGTTTTGGATTCAAAGATTTTGGAAAAAAAATGAAAGGCTATTTATCTAACGAAGCTCAAATAGTTGGTGTAGAAAGTAGAACATCATCTCCTGTAAGAATACCAAGAGATAAAGAAACATGTGAGCACTTAGAGCTGAAGCGTTTGTTCCCATGTGGAGAAGGTGCTGGGTATGCAGGAGGAATTGCATCAGCTGCTATGGATGGAGAATTATGTGCAAACAGAATCGCCTCATTATATTGTGGCGTTTCAGATACAACTATAAAATAA
- the pdxH gene encoding pyridoxamine 5'-phosphate oxidase has product MKSKIADIREDYSKKSLSETDVLENPIQQFEIWLEEAINADALEPTAVNVATVSKEGSISSRTVLLKGVEKEAFVFYTNYNSRKGKALQETQKAALNFFWPELERQVCIEGTVEKVSEETSDTYFESRPYKSKVGAWASEQSTEILSKSVIVARFAKYAAKYITHVPRPPHWGGFAISPTRIEFWQGRPSRLHDRIQYLKDEDGNWGKSRLAP; this is encoded by the coding sequence ATGAAATCTAAGATAGCGGATATCCGTGAAGACTATTCTAAAAAAAGTTTAAGTGAGACAGATGTTTTAGAAAACCCTATTCAACAATTCGAAATATGGTTAGAAGAAGCAATTAATGCAGATGCATTAGAACCTACTGCTGTAAATGTGGCAACTGTATCAAAAGAAGGGAGTATCTCTTCTAGAACAGTTTTACTAAAAGGGGTTGAAAAAGAAGCTTTTGTATTTTACACTAATTACAATAGTAGAAAAGGGAAAGCTTTACAGGAAACTCAGAAGGCAGCATTAAATTTCTTTTGGCCCGAATTAGAAAGGCAAGTATGTATTGAAGGTACTGTAGAAAAGGTATCAGAAGAAACATCAGATACTTATTTTGAAAGCAGACCTTATAAGAGTAAAGTAGGTGCATGGGCATCAGAGCAAAGTACAGAGATTTTATCAAAGAGTGTAATTGTTGCTCGTTTTGCTAAATATGCAGCAAAATATATCACTCATGTTCCTCGTCCACCACATTGGGGTGGTTTTGCAATTTCTCCTACTAGAATAGAGTTTTGGCAAGGAAGACCTTCAAGGCTGCATGATAGGATACAATATTTAAAAGATGAAGATGGAAATTGGGGTAAATCAAGGTTAGCCCCTTAA
- a CDS encoding ammonium transporter codes for MISIKKGYFKSIILLLSVLLLPSLGFSQETATINSGDTAWMLVATAMVMLMTPAGLTLFYGGLAQRKTVLNTIGMSYTAFCTGTLVWVIIGYSLAFGKGNAYIGDFSSFLLADVKITDVAGTIPRILFIMFQGTFAAIAVALVSGSIIERVKYSTWIIFSTLWVALVYSPIAHWVWGGGFLSTDGELDFAGGTVIHINAGVSGLVLALMLGTRLGHKQEHSNKPSSIKLMVLGSALLWFGWFGFNGGSQLAADFIAANAMLVTNVAAAAGGMAWLLIEWVTEEKKPTLLGSASGVISGLVGITPASGFVDVSGALAIGAISGVVGFYGVVKLKKALGYDDTLDVFGIHGLVGIVGAVLTGVFANPEVNGAAGLLYGNPGQVLVQLKAVVVTIIYSGIASAIIFKLSTLLTAGGRVDAKIESDGMDESIHGEKSFESM; via the coding sequence ATGATTTCTATTAAAAAAGGATACTTCAAAAGTATCATCTTACTACTTTCTGTATTGTTACTCCCTTCGTTGGGTTTTTCACAAGAAACAGCTACAATCAATTCAGGTGATACTGCTTGGATGTTAGTTGCTACTGCAATGGTTATGTTAATGACGCCAGCAGGTTTAACTTTATTCTATGGTGGTTTAGCACAACGCAAAACTGTACTGAACACTATTGGTATGAGTTATACAGCTTTCTGTACTGGTACTCTTGTTTGGGTAATCATTGGTTATAGTTTAGCTTTCGGAAAAGGAAATGCTTATATCGGAGACTTTAGTTCTTTCTTATTAGCAGATGTAAAAATTACAGATGTAGCAGGTACTATTCCAAGAATTTTATTTATCATGTTCCAAGGTACTTTTGCAGCAATTGCAGTTGCACTTGTAAGTGGATCTATTATAGAAAGAGTAAAATACTCTACATGGATTATCTTCTCTACGTTATGGGTTGCTTTAGTTTACTCTCCAATTGCTCACTGGGTTTGGGGCGGTGGCTTCTTAAGTACTGATGGCGAATTAGATTTTGCAGGTGGTACTGTTATTCATATTAACGCAGGTGTTTCTGGACTTGTTTTAGCATTAATGTTAGGAACAAGATTAGGTCATAAGCAAGAGCACTCTAACAAACCTTCTTCTATCAAATTAATGGTATTAGGTAGTGCTTTATTATGGTTTGGATGGTTTGGTTTTAATGGTGGTAGCCAATTAGCAGCTGATTTTATTGCAGCAAACGCAATGTTAGTTACAAATGTTGCAGCAGCAGCTGGTGGAATGGCTTGGTTATTAATTGAGTGGGTTACTGAAGAAAAGAAGCCTACGTTATTAGGTTCAGCATCAGGTGTGATTTCTGGATTAGTAGGAATTACCCCAGCATCAGGATTTGTTGATGTATCAGGAGCTTTAGCAATTGGTGCAATATCAGGTGTTGTAGGTTTTTACGGTGTTGTTAAGTTGAAAAAAGCACTTGGATATGATGATACACTTGATGTATTTGGTATTCACGGTCTAGTTGGTATTGTTGGAGCTGTTTTAACTGGTGTTTTTGCAAACCCAGAAGTGAATGGAGCTGCAGGTTTACTTTACGGTAACCCAGGTCAGGTTCTAGTGCAATTAAAAGCAGTTGTTGTAACTATCATTTATTCTGGTATTGCTTCAGCAATCATCTTTAAATTGAGTACACTTCTTACTGCAGGTGGTCGTGTAGACGCTAAAATTGAATCAGACGGTATGGATGAGTCAATTCACGGAGAAAAATCATTTGAATCTATGTAA
- a CDS encoding Ppx/GppA phosphatase family protein codes for MRLASIDIGSNAIRFQVVTTHPGKADEVVFKKLDYMRFPLRLGKDVFSAGKILRPTEEKLVKLMKVFSTLLDLYEVDDYIACATSAMREASNGKEVVERIYYKEGLKIDIIEGKTEAEMIALTLDPFIPMGNVLHIDVGGGSTELNIYKHKTKVASRSFQMGSVRELSKEEQENMFSIIEEWYHEQSSPYFSKEDEVIALGTGGNINKLFNLSKQKKSDDKTTYLPELIKIREWLKEFTFKERVKKLRLNEDRADVIIPASEIYTKVMELSTAKNIVVPGVGLKDGILHYLVKKRGYTSNL; via the coding sequence TTGAGATTAGCATCTATTGATATTGGTTCTAATGCCATACGTTTTCAGGTAGTCACAACTCACCCAGGTAAAGCTGATGAGGTTGTTTTTAAAAAGCTAGATTATATGCGTTTTCCTTTAAGGTTGGGTAAAGACGTGTTTAGTGCAGGAAAGATTTTAAGACCCACTGAAGAAAAATTAGTGAAATTAATGAAGGTCTTTTCTACTTTGTTAGATTTATATGAAGTAGATGATTATATAGCTTGTGCTACGTCTGCTATGCGTGAAGCAAGTAATGGAAAAGAAGTAGTAGAAAGGATATATTATAAAGAAGGACTCAAAATTGATATCATTGAGGGGAAAACTGAAGCCGAAATGATAGCATTAACTTTAGATCCATTCATACCTATGGGTAATGTTCTACATATTGATGTAGGGGGCGGAAGTACGGAACTAAATATCTATAAACATAAAACAAAAGTTGCTTCCAGATCTTTCCAAATGGGTAGTGTGAGAGAATTATCCAAAGAGGAACAAGAAAATATGTTTTCAATAATAGAAGAGTGGTACCATGAGCAATCATCGCCCTATTTTAGTAAAGAAGATGAAGTGATCGCTTTAGGAACAGGTGGTAACATTAATAAATTATTCAACCTTTCTAAACAAAAAAAGAGCGATGATAAGACAACATATCTTCCTGAATTAATAAAAATTAGGGAGTGGCTTAAAGAGTTTACATTTAAAGAAAGGGTTAAAAAACTTAGATTAAATGAAGATAGAGCAGATGTTATAATTCCAGCTTCAGAAATATACACAAAGGTAATGGAGCTTTCAACAGCAAAAAATATTGTTGTACCTGGTGTAGGACTTAAAGATGGTATTTTACATTACTTAGTAAAGAAAAGAGGATACACTTCAAATTTATAA
- a CDS encoding M23 family metallopeptidase has protein sequence MCSKNQVFKPTFVYLTLFFILLSFSPSEVLAQGFFKKIFKGKNKTETIENKEISSTVVLPKVTFTLENGEEVCQQDEAISQIPEKYKRINLNTKEQCENLVELQPGKFCDATYLDGFDYYKTWDNWNVNPYNISSNVLKDSVALQLYREGDSTAWAYPLASKEKVTSKYGFRRWRFHHGIDTRLSIGDSIHSMFDGVVRIAKYNRRGYGYYVMIRHKNGLETLYGHMSRYIVKAGQEVKAGEVIGLGGNTGRSTGPHLHFEIRYQGYGFNPEDLIDFENHSFDVPANFDLTAKSYELLIESKKSVYHRIRSGDSLWKISRRYGTSMTKICRLNGISKRTTLRVGRTIRVR, from the coding sequence ATGTGTTCAAAAAATCAAGTATTTAAACCTACATTCGTCTACCTGACATTATTTTTTATACTGCTCAGTTTTTCTCCTTCAGAAGTTCTTGCTCAAGGTTTTTTCAAAAAAATATTTAAAGGCAAAAACAAGACTGAAACAATTGAAAATAAAGAAATTTCATCAACTGTTGTACTTCCGAAAGTTACTTTCACTCTAGAAAATGGAGAAGAAGTTTGTCAACAAGATGAGGCGATCTCACAGATCCCAGAAAAATATAAACGCATTAATCTTAATACTAAAGAACAATGTGAAAACCTTGTAGAATTACAACCTGGTAAATTTTGTGATGCCACATATTTAGATGGATTTGATTATTATAAAACGTGGGACAACTGGAATGTTAACCCTTATAATATTTCATCTAATGTTTTAAAAGATAGTGTAGCATTACAATTATATAGAGAAGGAGATTCTACTGCATGGGCTTACCCTCTCGCAAGCAAAGAGAAAGTAACTTCTAAATATGGCTTTAGACGTTGGAGGTTTCATCATGGTATAGATACTCGATTGTCAATCGGTGATTCTATTCACTCAATGTTTGATGGTGTTGTGAGGATTGCAAAATACAATAGAAGAGGATATGGTTATTATGTAATGATTCGTCATAAAAATGGCTTAGAGACATTATATGGACACATGAGCCGTTACATTGTTAAAGCTGGACAAGAAGTTAAAGCCGGAGAAGTAATTGGTTTAGGTGGTAATACTGGCCGAAGTACAGGACCTCACCTTCATTTTGAGATTCGCTACCAAGGTTATGGTTTCAATCCTGAAGATCTGATAGATTTTGAAAATCATTCATTTGATGTGCCTGCAAATTTTGATCTTACTGCTAAAAGTTATGAGCTTCTTATTGAATCTAAGAAAAGTGTCTATCATAGAATACGAAGCGGTGATTCTCTATGGAAGATTAGTAGGAGATATGGTACATCAATGACAAAAATATGTCGTTTAAATGGTATTTCTAAACGAACTACTTTAAGAGTTGGTAGAACTATTAGGGTAAGATAA
- the trxB gene encoding thioredoxin-disulfide reductase: protein MAREHVKTLIIGSGPAGYTAAIYASRANLSPVLYQGPQPGGQLTITNDVENFPGYPKGVMGPQMMMELQEQAKRFGTDIRTGFVTGVQLNENGPHIATVNDEIEIEADSVIISTGASAKWLGLESETRLNGSGVSACAVCDGFFYRGQEVVVVGAGDSAAEEAHYLSNLCSKVHLLVRRDEMRASKIMQERVIKKDNIEIHWNTETLEVLGDNEVEGVKVFNNKTKEESVINVTGFFVAIGHKPNTDIFKGQLDMDNAGYLITQPDSTKTNIKGVFAAGDVQDTVYRQAVTAAGTGCMAALEAERYLVELED, encoded by the coding sequence ATGGCAAGAGAACACGTTAAAACCCTAATCATTGGGTCTGGACCTGCAGGTTACACTGCAGCAATATATGCATCAAGAGCTAATTTAAGTCCAGTTTTATACCAAGGACCTCAACCTGGTGGACAGTTAACCATTACTAATGATGTTGAAAACTTCCCTGGTTACCCTAAAGGAGTTATGGGGCCTCAGATGATGATGGAATTACAAGAACAAGCAAAACGTTTCGGAACTGATATCCGTACTGGCTTTGTTACTGGTGTTCAATTAAACGAAAACGGTCCTCACATTGCTACAGTAAATGATGAAATTGAAATTGAAGCTGATTCAGTTATCATTTCAACAGGTGCATCTGCAAAATGGTTAGGTTTAGAATCTGAAACTCGTTTAAATGGTTCAGGTGTTTCTGCTTGTGCTGTTTGTGATGGTTTCTTCTACAGAGGACAAGAAGTTGTTGTTGTTGGAGCTGGAGATTCTGCAGCCGAAGAAGCTCATTACCTTTCTAATTTATGTTCTAAAGTACATCTTTTAGTACGTAGAGATGAAATGAGAGCTTCTAAGATTATGCAAGAAAGAGTAATCAAAAAAGACAATATCGAAATCCATTGGAACACAGAAACTCTAGAAGTTCTTGGTGATAATGAAGTTGAAGGTGTTAAGGTTTTCAATAATAAAACAAAAGAAGAAAGCGTAATTAACGTAACTGGATTCTTTGTTGCTATTGGTCATAAACCAAATACAGACATTTTCAAAGGTCAGTTAGATATGGATAATGCTGGTTACCTTATCACTCAACCTGATAGCACAAAAACAAATATCAAAGGTGTTTTTGCTGCAGGAGATGTTCAAGATACGGTATATAGACAAGCTGTTACTGCTGCCGGTACTGGATGTATGGCTGCTTTAGAAGCTGAACGCTACTTAGTAGAATTAGAAGATTAA